The sequence below is a genomic window from Deltaproteobacteria bacterium GWC2_55_46.
GACGAGCCGCAGGCCCCTGCCTTCCGGGGTAGCAGGCTCAAGGGTGGTGCTTGTCATGGCCGCCGCCCTTTTCATCCTTTCCCTGGCTGTCTCCTTTACCGCGCTCAACTACATGGTCGCCCTCCATCTCGCGCTCGGGGCCTTCGTCTACGCCATCATATACACCGTGTGGCTCAAAAGGAGGAGCTGGGTCAATATAATCATCGGCGGGCTTGCAGGCAGCTTCGCCGTGCTCGCCGGCGGCGCATCGGCAAGCCCGGACCTGTGTATGCCCCCGGTCCTTCTTGCCATAGTCATGTTTTTCTGGACGCCATCGCATTTCTGGAGCTTCGCCATATATCACAGGGACGAGTACGCGAAGGCCGGGGTCCCCATGCTGCCCGTAGTGGTCGGCGACAGGCGGACCGCCCTCTATACCCTTATAAATACTATCCTTCTCGTGACCTCCTCGCTCGTGCCCTGGGTCCTGGGCTACAGCGGGGTGGTCTATCTTGCATCGGCCGTTCTCCTCGGGGCCTATTTTATCTACTGGAATGTAAGGCTTGTGCGGGACCCGGCAAGGGAGATCGCCTGGAAGAACTTCAAGGTATCCATGCTATACCTGGGGGTGCTTTTCACCTCTGTCATAGTTGACATGGCCGTAAGGAACATGGGATAATTCTAACCGAAAGGCGGCCCCCAAAGCCATTCTACAAAGTTCTTGACAAGGCAATGGGTTGACTGTATTCTTTGTTTCTCAAATTTCCTTATACCAAGGAGGACTCACATGCGTAAAATATTAGGAATTGGCATACTCGCTCTCGGTCTCGCCGCTTTCACAGTACCTGCGATGGCCGCTGACGGCGCAGCTGTCTACAAGGCGAAGTGCGCTCCGTGCCACGGCGCCGACGGACAGGGCACCGCGATGGCCCCCGGCTTCAAGGGCAGCGAGTGGGTAAGGAGCACCGCTGACGCCGAGATCGCCACCGTCATCACAGCCGGCCGCGAGGGCGCCGCGAAGAAGTACAAGCAGTTCGCCATGGGCATGCCCAAGCAGAAGCTCTCCGACGATGATGTAACGGCCGTTGTGGCCCACATCAAGGGGCAGGCGAAGTAAAAGTTTATTAAGCTCTACTCGAAGGGCCCGGTCTTTCCGGGCCCTTTCTTTTTCCCCGCAATTTGAAGCCGCTCGATGCCGTTTTTTTTTATCTTGATGACAGCCGGACGCAGTTGACAACCGTTTCGAAATCATCGATAATTGCTGGATAATATTTTTTAAAATCCTACAATAAAACCCATTCTTTTTAAGGTTTTTCAGTTCAATGGAGCAACATCCATCTGTCGCTTTTTTAGCGGCAGATTTGAACTCAATAAGAGCCCGAACCATTATTAATTGCTAACACGCGAACAATCGGAGGTGGAACTTGTCAGGCTCAAGGTCTGTATATGTCGGCATCGACATCGGCTCAGTAAGCGCCAATACGGTAGTACTTGATGAGCACAAAAACCTGCTCGAAGAACATTACACCAGGACCAAAGGCGAACCCTTCGAGACATCCCTCGCTATCCTCACAGAACTGATCGAAAAATACGGAAAAGCCAATATCAGGCTCGTGGCCGCCACCGGCTCCGGCGGTAAGCTCATAGCCCCTCTCATAGGCGCCGGCTTTACCAACGAGGTCATAGCTCAGGCCAAGGCGACCGCGGTCTTCCATCCTGAGGCGAGGACGGTAATAGAGATGGGCGGACAGGACGCCAAGCTCATCTTCCTCACCCCGGAGGGCGAAGACGGCAATCTCAGGATGTCTGATTTCCAGATGAACTCCGTTTGCGCCGCCGGCACAGGCTCTTTCCTCGACCAGCAGGCATGCAGGATGAACCTTACGATAGAAGATTTCGGGCACCTGGCCCTGAAGGCCGAACACCCGCCAAGGGTCGCCGGAAGGTGCTCGGTCTTCGCCAAAAGCGACATGATACACCTCCAGCAGATAGCTACCCCCGACTACGACATCGTGGCCGGGCTCTGCTACGCGGTCGCGAGAAACTTCAAGGCCACCATTGGAAAAGGCAAGGACTTCATAAGCCCGGTCTCCTTCCAGGGCGGAGTTGCCGCCAACCTCGGCGTGAGAAAGGCCTTCAAGGAGGTCCTTGAGCTCGAAGACAAGGACTATATCATCCCGGCGCATTATGCTTCGATGGGAGCCCTCGGGGCTGTCTTTACCTGCCTTGAGATGGGCAAGGCCATAGGCGCGTTCAAGGGCGTGGAGGGGCTTCAAAACTTCATGGCCACTGGCAGGAAGAACGACAGGTCGCTTGAGAAGCTTCAAAGGCCCGAGGGCCATCCCTCTCAGAGGATGAGCGCCGCTGGCTATGAGCTTCAACCGGGCAGGAAGATAGACGCCTACATGGGCATCGACGTGGGCTCGACCAGCACGAACGTCATCCTCGTCGACAGGGACCTGAAGCTTATAACCAAGAGGTACCTCGCTACCGCCGGGCGCCCGCTTGAGGCGATAAGAGAGGGGCTCAGCTCGGTCGGGGACGAATGCGGCGAGTACGTGAACGTCATGGGCGTCGGCACGACCGGCTCCGGCAGATATCTTTCAGGCGACTTCATCGGAGCGGATATCATAAGGAACGAGATAACCGCGCAGGCCACAGCCGCCGCCGAGATAGACCCGGAGGTCGACACCATATTCGAGATAGGCGGCCAGGACTCGAAGTACATTGCCATGAACGACGGCGTTGTCGTTGACTTCGAGATGAACAAGGTATGCGCCGCGGGCACGGGGTCGTTCCTCGAGGAGCAGGCGGAAAGGCTCGGCATAAGCATCAAGGGCGAGTTCAGCGATCTCGCGCTCGGCAGCCCCACCCCGCCCCCCATGGGCGAGAGGTGCACGGTCTTCATCGAATCAGACATGGTCAGCTTCCAGCAGAAGGGCGTTGAGAAGGACGGGCTCGTGGCCGGCCTCTCGTACTCCATCGTCCACAACTACCTTAACAGGGTCGTTGGAGACAGGAAGATAGGCAACAAGATATTCTTCCAGGGCGGCACAGCCGCGAACCTGGGGGTCGTGGCGGCCTTCGAGAAGGTCACTGGCAAGAAGATCACCGTCCCCGAGAACCACGACGTGACCGGCGCCATCGGCGCGGCCATACTCGCGGCAAGGGAGATGCCTGCCGGGGCCAGGACCAGGTTCAAGGGCTGGGACGCGGGGAAGAAGAAGTACGAGCTTACCTCTTTCGAGTGCAGGGACTGCTCGAACGTCTGCGAGGTAAGGAAAGTCGTCATGGACGGCGAAGCCCCGCTCTATTACGGCGGCAGGTGCGAAAAGTACGACGTGAAGAGGGACGACAGCAAGAACAGCCACCTTCCGGACCTTTACAAGGAGAGGGAGAAGCTCCTCTTCTCCGCCTATACAGGCAAGGTCGCCGGTAAGGCCGCCCCTGTCATAGGCTTCCCCAGGATGCTCACCATGTACGAGCTCTACCCGTTCTGGAAGGCCTTCTTCGATGTCCTGGGCTTCAGGACCCAGATGTCGTCGCCGACCAACAAGGATATAATAAAGAACGGCATAGAGCAGATAGTGACCGAGACCTGCTTCCCGATAAAGGTTGCGCACGGGCACGTAAACGAGCTTGTCGAAAAGGGCTTGAAGAAGATATTCATCCCTTCGATAGTGAACATGAAGCCCGCCAAGGAAGGGCAGACCGCTACACAGCTCTGCCCCTACGTGCAGACGATGCCGTACCTTTGCAACTCGGCCTATGACTTCAAGTCCAAGGGCGTAGAGGTGCTCGCCCCGGTTATACACTTCAACACCAAAGAGTCGATACTGAAAAAGGAGTTCTACGACTTCGGCAAGACGCTCGGCAAGGGCAGGGGAGAGGTCGACAAGGCGCTCAAGGCGGCTTTTGGCGCGCAGGACTTGTTCAAGAAGAGGCTCCTTAAGCGCGGCAAGGAGGTCGTGGATGGCCTTAAGCCCGATGACACGGCCCTCGTCATTGTGGGCAGGGCCTATAACACTATGGACTCAGGGATAAACCTCGAGCTCCCGCAGAAGCTCCGCGAGATGGGCACTATCGCCATCCCCTTCGACATGCTTGACCTCGACAGCGCCACCGACGAGACCCTGGGCGTGGACATGTACTGGAGGAGCGGGCAGAAGATACTCGCGACAGCGAAGATGACGAAGAACGACGAGAGGCTCTTCGCGGTCTACATAACCAACTTCGGCTGCGGCCCCGACTCGATGATAACCCACTTCTACAAGGACCTGTCAGGCGGCAAGCCCTTCCTCCAGCTCGAGATAGACGAGCACTCCGCCGACGCGGGGGCCATAACCAGGTGTGAGGCCTTCCTCGACTCGATCAGGAACACAAAGGGCAAGCTCAAGATAAGGTCCGAAGAGAAGGCAGCGCTCAAGCGCACCAATATCAAAAAGAAGCTCTACATCCCGAACATGTGCGACGGGGTATACGGCATGGCCGCCGCCTTCCAGGCCTGCGGCCTCGACGCCGAGGTCATGCCCGCGCCGGATGACGAGTCCCTCAAGTGGGGCAGGCGCTACACCTCCGGCAGGGAGTGCTATCCGACGATACTGACGACCGGGGACATGGTAAAGATAGTCAAGAGGGAGGACTTTGTCCCTGAGCGTAGCGCCTTTTTCATGCCGTCGGGCGAAGGCCCGTGCAGGTTCGGCCAGTACAACAGATTGCACAGGCTCATACTCGACGAGCTCGGCTTCAAGGATGTCCCGGTCTTCGCGCCTGACCAGGACGGCAAGCTCTACAAGGAGCTCGATATCGTCGGCGGCAACTTCCCGAGGCTCGCGTGGTGGGGGATAGCAGGCATAGACCTCCTTGAGAAGAGGCTCTTCGAGACCAGGCCCTACGAGAAGAACCCTGGCGAGACCGAGCGCGTCTACTGGCAGGCCGTAAGCAAGCTCTGCGACGCGGTAAGGCAGAAGAGGTTCCCGGACAAGGAGCTCGAGGACGCAAGCGAGGCCTTCAACAGGATACCCGTGAGCGAACCGGGCAGCAGGCCCGTCATCGGCATAGTCGGCGAGATATACGTCCGGAGCAACAGGTACAGCAACGAAGGTGTCATAAAGAAGCTCGAGTCCCTCGGCGCCGAGGTGCGGATCCCCACCATAGGCGAGTGGATATACTACACCAACTTCTGCAACAAGCGTAAGAGCTGGGAGAGAGGCCAGTTCAGCGACTACTTCAGGACCATCGCGAGCGAGTTCTTCCAGAAGAGGGACGAGAAGAAGATGGAGGATATCATCAGCCGTGACCTGAGGGCCGGCCACGAGCCGCCCACCAAGGAGATCCTCCGGAACGCGGCCCCCTACCTGCACGACTCGTTCGAGGGCGAGGCGGTCCTTTCTATCGGCAAGTCGATAGACTATATCTCGAACGGGGCGCACGGCATAGTCAACGCCATGCCCTTCACCTGCATGCCGGGTACTGTCGTAAACGGGCTCCTGAAGACGGTCCGCGAGGACAACGACAACATACCCTACCTCAACATGGTCTTTGAGGGCAACGAGGACACCAATGCCGTTACCAGGATGGAGGCCTTTGTCCACCAGGCGAGGGAGTTCATGCTGAGGAACCGAGAGGGTGTCCAGACAAAGATAAACCACTCAGAAGAAGCCCCGGCGTACAGCGCCTAAAAGATGGAAGAAGCCGTAATCATCGTTCTTTCGGTCCTGGTCCTGGGCCTTGTTGCCGCCCTTTTCATGGCGGCAAAGGCCCGGGGCACGGACTCCTTCCAAGCCGGGATAGATTCCTTAAGGTCAGAGGTACAGAAGTCCCTTACAGAGACCACCAGGCACATAGACAGCCAGCTCGCCTCAGTTACCGGCCAGGTCGCGGAGCAGCTCTCATCTGTAGCCAGCCAGCTCAACTCATCCACAGGCCAGATAAACAATCGAATGGACAACGCACAGAGGGCCGTGGGCGAGGTGCGCCATGCCCTTGGCGAGCTTACGAAGGCGACCGAGCAGGTCTTTGAGATAGGCAAGAGCATCTCAGGGCTTGAAAAGATACTCGCCGCGCCAAAGGCAAGGGGCGGGTTTGGTGAATTACTGCTTGGCGAGCTTCTTTCGCAATGCCTTCCTGCAGACCGGTTTGAGCTGCAGCACGGCTTCTCGGACGGCGCAAGGGTCGACGCTATCATAAGGCTTAAAGAGGGGCTCGTGCCCATAGATTCGAAGTTTCCGCTGGAGAACTTCAGAAAACTGATCGAGGCGCAGACTGACGATGAACGGCGAGGAGCCGGAAGAAGGTTCGCGACCGATTGCAGGAAACATGTCGACGCGATAGCCTCGTCCTATATCCGCCCAATCGAGGGCACCTTGAGCTTCGCCTTGATGTATGTGCCTGCCGAGAGTGTCTATTACGAGCTTATAACCAGGACCGACGACAGCGGGGCCGCCCTTTCCGATTACGCCCTTTCGAAGAAGGTCGTGCCGGTCTCTCCAAACAGCTTCTACGCCTACTTGCAGACCATACTCATGGGGCTCAAGGGCATGGAGATAGAGGAGAGGGCCGGGGAGATACTCGCTCACCTCACAAGCCTTCGGGGCGGGTTCGAGAGGTTCGCGTCCGACCTCGACACCCTCGGAGGCCACATATCGCGCGCCAAATCCAAGTACGACGAAGTGGAAAGAAAGGCCCGCCAGTTCGGGGAGAGGCTGGAGGCCGGGGCAGGAGAGGAGAGGGAGAAGGTTTAGCATTATTTCATCCCCCTTTTCTAAAGGGGGATTGAGGGGGCTTATAAAATCGACGAAAGATAATCTCCCCCTGCCCCTCTTTAGAAAAGAGGGGTAAATCGCTCAGAATGACAATAAGTCCCTCCCCGCCCTTGACGGGAGGGGATTGAGGGCGGGTTCAGGTTTAAAACCTGAACCCGTAGATTTTGTACTTAAAAACACATCGGGCATAAGGCGTAGCGAGCCTAAGGGTGGGGGAAGGGCGCGCGAGCCGGGGAAGCAGGAGCGAGGGCCGAATGGGCCGAGCCTTATGCCCAGAAAAGCGCGGCAGCGCGCAAAAGGTTTTTTGCAATAGAGCTGAAAACAGATTGCTCGTTTTTCGCTCGATAGCATCTCCTCCCGACCATCTCCCCAGGGAAGAGGGTTAAATCCGAATACTCTTTTCCATTTGCCTCCAACTCCCCTCAGTCGTATCATTAGAAGTTGGAGGTTTTTTTATTTGAAAAGCACGCAAAGCGGCGAGCGGCTTAAAGTCGGCATCGCCCTCGCCTCTCTTTACATACTCTGGAGCTCGACCTACCTTGCCATAAGGATAGCGATAGAGTCGATCCCGCCCTTCATGATGGCTGGCTTGCGTTTTTTCATTACCGGATGGGCGCTCTACCTTTTTTTGAGGTTACGCGGGGTCGGCGCGCCTGAGAAAAGGCAATGGCTCGCTGGCGCGGCCGTAGGCGCTCTACTCCTCCCTGTCGGCAACGGCGGGGTCGTCTACGCAGAGCAGTGGGTGGCCTCATCTCTTGCGGCACTTGGGGTGGCGACCGTCCCCCTTTGGACGGTACTCTTCGGCTGCCTCTGGAAGAGGCGTCCCACGTGGATAGAATGGGCAGGCGTTCTCCTGGGCCTTGCCGGTGTGGTGCTCCTCAACTTTGAAGGTGACTTGAGGGCGCACCCTATAGGCGCTTTAGCCCTCGTAATAGCCACTATCGGCTGGTCTTTCGGCTCTGCATGGGGTAAGGAGCTGCCGCTCCCAAAGGGGCTTATGAACGGGGCGGTGCAGA
It includes:
- a CDS encoding protoheme IX farnesyltransferase — its product is MTVMKYLPVFKLRICSLITFSAIVGLISSASGGFSFGKMAFLVLATMLAAASASAFNHYFDSDIDSVMKRTSRRPLPSGVAGSRVVLVMAAALFILSLAVSFTALNYMVALHLALGAFVYAIIYTVWLKRRSWVNIIIGGLAGSFAVLAGGASASPDLCMPPVLLAIVMFFWTPSHFWSFAIYHRDEYAKAGVPMLPVVVGDRRTALYTLINTILLVTSSLVPWVLGYSGVVYLASAVLLGAYFIYWNVRLVRDPAREIAWKNFKVSMLYLGVLFTSVIVDMAVRNMG
- a CDS encoding drug/metabolite exporter YedA, with product MKSTQSGERLKVGIALASLYILWSSTYLAIRIAIESIPPFMMAGLRFFITGWALYLFLRLRGVGAPEKRQWLAGAAVGALLLPVGNGGVVYAEQWVASSLAALGVATVPLWTVLFGCLWKRRPTWIEWAGVLLGLAGVVLLNFEGDLRAHPIGALALVIATIGWSFGSAWGKELPLPKGLMNGAVQMISGGALFFVMSVLWGEPMPDAVSSRSLIALIYLMIFGALIGFSAYTYLINNVRASLATSYAYVNPVFAVLLGVAAAGERISAAGVAAMLVIVGAVMLVLLGGPSMKQSD